The proteins below come from a single Tachysurus fulvidraco isolate hzauxx_2018 unplaced genomic scaffold, HZAU_PFXX_2.0 HiC_scaffold_176_np12, whole genome shotgun sequence genomic window:
- the LOC125140563 gene encoding low affinity immunoglobulin gamma Fc region receptor II-like isoform X1: MKFNYLCISGESSPGSLIIRPNRTQHFTDDSLSLSCEDQSDSTGWRMRGYSYTETLVSCSSVSGSTCNITFLSTSHTGVYWCQSVSGGCSNSVNITVHDGDVILDSPVHPVTEGHDLTLRCLFYNKKIPGSGVDFYKDDSILQNQTTGEMTISNVTKSDEGFYHCKHQERGESLKSWVSVRGRSHVGASMSVLRLISSLVTVSVYLQLTIVLAVKCFRARVQTDEDTQNAVIEE; the protein is encoded by the exons atgaaatttaattatttgtgtatttcaggTGAATCTTCTCCAGGGTCTCTGATCATCAGACCGAacagaactcaacactttactgatgactctctctcactgagctgtgaggaccagagtGACTCTACTGGATGGAGAATGAGAGGATACAGTTACACTGAGACATTGGTCAGTTGTTCATCAGTATcaggatctacatgtaacatcaccttcctctctacatcacacactggtgtttattgGTGTCAGTCTGTATCTGGAGGATGCAGTAATTCTGTAaacatcacagtgcatg atggtgatgtgatcctGGACAGTCCTGTAcatcctgtgactgagggacatGATCTGACTTTACgctgtttattttacaacaaaaaGATCCCAGGCTCTGGTGttgatttctataaagatgATTCCATCCTCCAGAaccagactacaggagagatgacCATCAGTAATGTCACAAAGTCTgatgaaggtttctaccactgtaaacaccaggagagaggagagtcactgaaaaGCTGGGTTTCAGTCAGAG GAAGGTCACATGTAGGAGCTTCAATGTCAGTGCTCAGACTGATCAGCAGTCTAGTGACAGTTTCTGTGTATCTGCAGCTGACCATCGTTCTGGCAGTGAAATGTTTCAGAGCTCGag TTCAGACTGATGAAGACACCCAGAATGCTGTTATAGAGGagtga
- the LOC125140563 gene encoding low affinity immunoglobulin gamma Fc region receptor II-like isoform X2, producing the protein MKFNYLCISGESSPGSLIIRPNRTQHFTDDSLSLSCEDQSDSTGWRMRGYSYTETLVSCSSVSGSTCNITFLSTSHTGVYWCQSVSGGCSNSVNITVHDGDVILDSPVHPVTEGHDLTLRCLFYNKKIPGSGVDFYKDDSILQNQTTGEMTISNVTKSDEGFYHCKHQERGESLKSWVSVRADHRSGSEMFQSSSSD; encoded by the exons atgaaatttaattatttgtgtatttcaggTGAATCTTCTCCAGGGTCTCTGATCATCAGACCGAacagaactcaacactttactgatgactctctctcactgagctgtgaggaccagagtGACTCTACTGGATGGAGAATGAGAGGATACAGTTACACTGAGACATTGGTCAGTTGTTCATCAGTATcaggatctacatgtaacatcaccttcctctctacatcacacactggtgtttattgGTGTCAGTCTGTATCTGGAGGATGCAGTAATTCTGTAaacatcacagtgcatg atggtgatgtgatcctGGACAGTCCTGTAcatcctgtgactgagggacatGATCTGACTTTACgctgtttattttacaacaaaaaGATCCCAGGCTCTGGTGttgatttctataaagatgATTCCATCCTCCAGAaccagactacaggagagatgacCATCAGTAATGTCACAAAGTCTgatgaaggtttctaccactgtaaacaccaggagagaggagagtcactgaaaaGCTGGGTTTCAGTCAGAG CTGACCATCGTTCTGGCAGTGAAATGTTTCAGAGCTCGag TTCAGACTGA